A stretch of Acidobacteriota bacterium DNA encodes these proteins:
- a CDS encoding pyridoxamine 5'-phosphate oxidase family protein: MARNFAEIAFTESVKAQQEKYGSRHSYARLEAQARGTEIGAHEAEFIAERDGFYLSTVGESGFPYVQFRGGPQGFLKVLDARTLAYADFRGNRQYISAGNLTRNDKAALILMDYANRQRLKIYARIEVVEAKDAPTLITQLQDPSYEAQVERAMLLHVEAFDWNCPQHITPRYTSEEIRALNAPLYEHVAQLEAEIARLKTK, from the coding sequence ATGGCCCGGAATTTTGCCGAGATTGCTTTCACTGAAAGCGTCAAAGCGCAGCAGGAAAAATACGGTTCGCGGCACTCGTATGCGCGGCTGGAAGCGCAAGCACGCGGCACTGAAATCGGCGCGCACGAAGCCGAGTTCATCGCTGAGCGCGACGGCTTTTATCTTTCGACCGTAGGCGAAAGCGGCTTCCCCTATGTCCAGTTTCGCGGCGGGCCGCAAGGTTTCTTGAAAGTGCTGGACGCGCGGACGCTGGCTTACGCCGACTTTCGCGGCAACCGGCAATACATCAGCGCCGGCAACCTGACGCGCAACGACAAAGCCGCGCTGATCCTGATGGATTACGCCAATCGTCAGCGGCTGAAAATTTATGCCCGCATCGAAGTCGTCGAAGCCAAAGACGCGCCTACCTTGATCACGCAACTGCAAGACCCGAGTTACGAGGCGCAGGTCGAACGCGCCATGCTTTTGCACGTCGAAGCCTTTGACTGGAACTGTCCGCAACACATCACGCCGCGTTACACCAGCGAAGAGATCCGCGCACTGAACGCGCCGCTTTACGAACACGTCGCCCAACTCGAAGCCGAAATCGCCCGGCTCAAAACCAAGTAA